Proteins encoded by one window of Manis pentadactyla isolate mManPen7 chromosome X, mManPen7.hap1, whole genome shotgun sequence:
- the LOC118925682 gene encoding protein EOLA1-like isoform X3 translates to MTFGCLSFRQPYAGFVLNGVKTVETRWHPLLSGYRSCTIAIHIAVRDWEDATWRKLLVDRLGVTPAQLEALLREGEKYGRGVVAGLVDVGDTVRCPEHLPPDEAAHLESQAVLADLKHKYLTTLANPRWLLEPIRRRGGKDVFQVDILEHLIPSGGRPDEHGRLRGRLPREQADHDPSASPAPRTLESAASWIGSAMDSTAQSVLLP, encoded by the exons ATGACGTTCGGCTGCCTGTCCTTCCGGCAGCCTTATGCAGGTTTCGTATTAAACGGGGTCAAGACGGTGGAGACGCGCTGGCATCCGCTGCTGAGCGGCTACCGCAGCTGTACCATCGCCATCCACATTGCTGTCCGGGACTGGGAAGATGCCACCTGGAGGAAGCTGCTGGTGGACAGGCTGGGGGTGACCCCCGCTCAGCTCGAGGCCTTGCTTCGGGAAGGGGAGAAGTACGGCCGTGGAGTGGTAGCTG GGCTCGTGGACGTTGGGGACACTGTGCGGTGCCCAGAACACCTACCTCCTGACGAGGCTGCACACCTGGAAAGCCAAGCCGTGCTGGCCGACCTGAAGCACAAGTACCTGACCACCCTGGCCAACCCCAGGTGGCTACTGGAGCCCATACGCAGGAGAGGCGGGAAGGACGTCTTCCAGGTAGACATCCTGGAGCACCTGATCCCCTCGGGCGGGAGGCCTGATGAGCATGGGCGCCTCAGAGGAAGGTTGCCAAGAGAGCAGGCCGATCACGACCCGTCAGCCAGCCCCGCGCCGCGCACACTCGAGTCGGCTGCGAGCTGGATCGGCAGCGCCATGGACAGCACTGCCCAGAGTGTGCTGCTGCCCTAA